A stretch of Polypterus senegalus isolate Bchr_013 chromosome 3, ASM1683550v1, whole genome shotgun sequence DNA encodes these proteins:
- the LOC120526912 gene encoding DELTA-sagatoxin-Srs1a-like: MENCNSPSKSLEENVDLISLFISMQAGFRSVAIEIHNKTKSKSLTLPQIYCESGKLCIPPVPCLSPGEQEVCLFTKKTGTACGSVGVISYKLGGSRIAVLFSNPFDYNIYDMTIGLLVDDQDSKTNYEQYRQMYYKEKNSCRFVKAVCGKEIPTLSLKSHGVQISANMSTCRNAILKLVIEDEN; encoded by the exons ATGGAGAACTGTAATTCCCCATCAAAAAG cttGGAAGAGAATGTGGACCTTATCAGCTTATTCATCTCTATGCAGGCCGGCTTTAGAAGTGTAGCCATTGAGATTCacaacaaaacaaagtcaaaatccCTTACACTTCCTCA GATTTACTGTGAGAGCGGCAAGCTGTGTATCCCCCCTGTGCCATGCCTTTCACCAGGAGAACAGGAGGTGTGCCTTTTCACTAAGAAAACAGGAACCGCTTGTGGAAGTGTTGGGGTGATCAGCTATAAACTTGGTGGAAGTCGCATAGCTGTACTTTTTTCCAACCCCTTTGATTACAACATATATGACATGACGATTGGCCTTTTGGTTGATGACCAGGACAGCAAGACAAACTATGAACAGTACCGGCAAATGTACTATAAGGAGAAGAACTCTTGTAGATTTGTCAAAGCAGTGTGTGGCAAAGAGATCCCCACATTGTCACTGAAGAGTCACGGTGTCCAAATCTCTGCCAACATGTCGACGTGCCGCAATGCAATTCTGAAGCTGGTGATAGAAGATGAAAACTGA